A single window of Oscillospiraceae bacterium DNA harbors:
- the infC gene encoding translation initiation factor IF-3: MSSKELQINESIKRAEIRVIDSDGSQLGIMSSTEALEIANNKNLDLVMIAPQAEPPVCRIMDYGKYRFEQAKKEKESKKNQKVISIKEVRLSMSIDTHDFNTKLNQALKFLKSGNKVKVSVKFRGREMAHTELGAKLLERFMEGANEFSVVEKQPKMEGRNMAMYLAPKA, encoded by the coding sequence TCTATAAAAAGAGCTGAAATCAGAGTTATAGATTCAGATGGTTCGCAACTTGGTATTATGTCATCAACAGAAGCTTTAGAAATCGCAAACAATAAAAATCTTGATCTGGTTATGATTGCTCCGCAAGCAGAACCACCTGTATGTCGTATTATGGATTACGGGAAATACAGATTTGAACAAGCGAAAAAAGAAAAGGAATCTAAGAAAAATCAAAAAGTTATCAGTATTAAAGAAGTAAGACTTTCAATGTCAATTGATACTCATGATTTTAACACCAAATTAAATCAGGCATTAAAGTTCTTAAAATCGGGTAACAAAGTTAAAGTATCTGTTAAATTCAGGGGCAGAGAAATGGCGCATACCGAACTTGGTGCAAAACTTTTAGAAAGATTTATGGAAGGTGCCAATGAATTCTCAGTTGTTGAAAAGCAACCTAAAATGGAAGGCAGAAATATGGCGATGTACTTAGCGCCTAAAGCATAA